In the Halorubrum ruber genome, AATCCCTCAAGGATTCTAGGGGTGGCCTCAATGTTCATCCAGTTTTGGAGTTCGAATGGATTTGGGCTTATGAAAAAGTAACCAACCATCAATATTGTATTAAAGATAGTCAGGACTTCCTTAGTAAACCACAGCATAAAAATGGTAGATATACCAATACCTATCAGAAGTATGTGCGGAGTCCACGTGAGAACACCAAAGTATATTCCAGTAATCGCGAATGAGTAAAGACGTATAGTAGTAGAAAACACTATTACAACAACGAACAGTAGGTACCGCTTCTCTAGATATAGACGTAGAGAAAGCACTACAAGGAATACCGCAGTAATATCCTTAAGAAAAGAGCTCGAATAGTACATAGCCGTCGGACTGATCATTAAAAGGTAGAATACGATATCACCGGACGCTTGAATGTGCCTAGATAAATATTTATTTGTCATATCTCTCATCATAAACGCCGTAGATATCCATAGTATAGTATTAAGCACCAATATAAAAAGAGGGCTTCCAAGTTCAAATGATTTGTAAATGGGAAGATATAATATTGGAAATGTATCGTACACGCTGGAGGGTGTGAAGAACACATTATTTACTTCAATAATACTGTCGGAGGTTAATCGAACGAGATGGTAAAAGTAAGATATTAGATTTGGGAAATCTTCAGAGACCCTCCGGAAATACCTCACAGCGTCTGGACTAACTATTGGTGTCGAATCATACAAAGTGTTGAGTAATGTACCCAACAAGTAGACGAAGGTGAATATCACTAGTTTCACTGAGGAGGTATGCGAATAAAGTAGTGTGATCCCAACCACAAAATAGATGCTAAACCCGACTGTAAAATGTAGTTTAAACAATGGGAATATTGTGGGAAGAAGTAGGATCAGATATATAACCCATTTTGAATCTTCTGTTGCGACGATTCTGTTATACAGCCATGCCAGAGTAAATATAATTGGATATCCTAAAATTACAGCTTTAATGTTTCCAAATGATAGATATCCGAGAGTTGTAAGAAAAATAATAGATGTGGTTATGTATGCTAATTTATTTGAGTCAAGATCCCATACGCGTTTCATATTAATCATTGAGGCGCCTACTCAATTTTGAGGAGATCTTACCAACAGTCCATCCTACTAATTGGTTGAAAAATTCGCAGGCTTCTGTGAATTCCTTCCGTTGGATCGAAGCTAATAGAGCTCTAATTGTGAGATAACATGTCATTAACCCATATTTTCCGCCCAAGAACCCTTGGTGAAAAGTCGCAGGATGGCGCCCCATATCGTTGTGCTCAAATGGTACTTGGTGATTGAATAACCATAACCAATCGTTCTTTTCAACATGTTGTCGGATATATTCATCTTCGAGGACATCTAATTCATTTGGTATCTCGATGTCTTTTACTGCTTGGTGACGGATTACCGTTGAATGAGTACCTCCCCTATGAGCTCTCCATCGGACCCAATTGTGCGGGTCACCCAACGTATTAGATTCTTTAATACCCTGTACACCACCGACTAGTGGGGAAATAGAACTTTCAATCGTTGTCAAAAAGTCTTTAGAAATTAGAACGTCATCATCAAGAAACAAAAACCATTTTGATGTTACATTATTGATCGCCTCTTGTCTTGCTTGCGCCAAATTAGATTTTGATTGGATTACCAAGACATCCCAGCCGAATTCATCAGCACATTGTTCTATTATATCCACAGTATTATCGGAGCTATAATTATCGATGATAATTAATTTTTGAATTGTGATTTCTGAGACCAGTTCACTTTCCCTAAGACTGTTCAATGATTCTGAGATAACATCCTCGCTGTTCCAAGTAGGCATACAGACTTCAATGTTGTCCATAATACCCATATGTTACTTTAACAGTGGCTAAATCACTATTCTTAATGAACTTGACTCGATTATCTAACATTTTAGTTTAAGTACATTTGGATTGAGCTGTGATAGTTTGTGACCAGCTACCGTCACCAAATGAGGTTGAACGACATAATACGTAAGTAAACGAGTTGTCATTGCTATATTTGCCTCTCATTGTTAGTAGTACAATTATCTATTGAAGATACCCTAACTCTCGCAGCCTTTCTTCGGTGCTCTGTTCTAGGTTTCTTGAATCGCTCTCTGTGTGTGCTGGCTTTTCTATGCGATCTAAATATGATCTACATGAATCTATACTCATCTCAGTGTTTCCATATTCACGAGGTCCAGAGAGGTAGAATGGTACGTTATCAAATAGATGCTGACGCATATATTCTCGCTTAGCACTTCGAAGTAACTTTCCAAGTAGAATAGCAGATCTGTTGATCTTTCCAGATTGGGGGAAAACATAACCTCCGTTATAATCCCACACGGATTCAAATGATAGTTCACCATTGATTATTTGTGAACTGGGAAGAACCGATTTATTATAGAAACACGCACCACATTCTGCTATAGATTCGGTTGTTATATCTCGTCCTGGTAAGTGTAGATCATTTACATCTAGTAATTCTAAAATAGTCGGGAACAGATCAATATGACGCAGTACACCGTCGGTAACTCTCTTATTATTTAGATCTGGATGAAAGAACACAGTAGGAACATAAGCAAGATTTGGATGTACAGGACTATTATGCCCTAAGCAGCCTTCTTCACCAAGGAGTTCGCCGTGATCACTTGTGTATATAATTAGAGTGTCATCTAAAAGTCCGCGAGCCTTCAATTGCTCTACTCGGCTGTTGAAGTACTCGATATCACGCTCAACAGCAATTTCGTATTCTTGCCGAAACCTGGATTGGGGCGCACCTTTTCGATCGCGATAATATTCCCAAGCATTTCCTAGATATTCTCCGTATGGAGCATGTCCCCCTGGTCCACGTTCGACAAATATAAACGGTGTTTCAATATCGGATAGCGAATCTGAGTGAGAGGTGGTAGTAGCTAATGTGCTGTCCAAGATACTCATGTCATCTGGTTCTTCATTAAACCTCTCGTTTATTGTGTTAGTAAATCGCGCCTCAACATCAGATAAATTGAACAGTGATGGCAGAGCCGGATCGAGTTTATCACCGAATTGGTCAACTCCATGTTGGGGTGGATGTAATCCCGTAACGATAGATGAGAAACTTGTTGGGGTGTGAATCCCCGCTGCTATTGTCTTATAAAGCTGACCACATTCTGCCAATGATTCCGGTAGTGTATCCCATCGCACTGCGTCACCAATGTATAGGAAGACGTTTGATATATCGATGTCCGGCAACTGAGCCATGTTAAACGATAATAATTCAAGTACAGATATAACATCTGTGATTCACATGTTACACGTGACCGATGAAGAAACACTATCATACTATTGCCTGGTGAGGAATTGAATAATGACAAAATATTTATGGTAAAACTCAACGGCTGGCCAAACACATTTGATGAGAGGGCCAAAGCTCTTGATGCGAGTGTCGACGATCTTGTAGTCGTCCGTCCAAAACCTATCGGCGATAAAAATAAACATGAGAGTATTGAAAGCGTGACGACATATAATTTGTATCCCCAGAGAGGAGCATTCGTCAAGCCGAGTTGGGTAAAGCCATTTGTCTTCTCAATACACGTCTTACAGGCTGTCTTACTGTTGATATATCTCCAATTCAAGCAAGAACGTCCATCAGTTATTCATGCGTTTGATTACGCCCTTGGCGGGTTCGCGGGAGCAGTCGTCTCACAACTCTTCTCAGTCCCACTAATCGTGAGTGTGCGTGGTTTGAAAGAACCAATATATAACGAGATGATCGAGGAGGAAGGTACGTATCGAGCGCGAATCAAATATCAGATCCTTACAACAATGACACGGTTTGTCCTCGTGAGAGCAAATCATATCGTTACAAAATCACCGTATCAAGTTAAATTCGTTCGTGAAAGATTCGGAATCGATCCGGGGTTCACTACTTTGCCTACCGGCGTTGATTTCGATACATTCGATCCGGAGGCCGTAACAAAAGAAAACGCGCTTAGAGATCTACTCTCAAGTGAGGGACACGACATCGAGAGCAACGATAGAATTATCCTGTTTCTGGGAAAACTCGTTCAAGAGAAAGGTCCAGACACAGTCCTCGAACTACTAGATCAGAGTAGTTCGGAGGTGTCCGAAGATATCGTATTTGTATTTATTGGAGAGTTCCGTAGTGAATCGTTTGAACGGCAGTTTAGGGAACTACAAAAAGAAGTCCCACATAAAACGATACTCTATCCTAATCGGGTCCCGTTTGAGGACGTGCCCGATATTTTGTTCGACGCAGACGGAGTCATTCTTTTGTCTAAATCCGGCACCGAAGGCGCTCCTCGAGTTCTTCAAGAAGCGTGCGCGATGGAAACGTCTATCATCGCCTCGGAGGTGGATGGAATAAAAGGAGCATTCGCGGGTCTACCAGGATGTCACTTAATTGGCCGGACAGATCATATCGCATTCGCGAACGCCGTCAACAACGCCGTAGAAGAGTCCGTTTCAAGAGCGCGTTTTGCCGAGCAGTTCGACATGTACGAGAATTATTCCCAGTATGCGGACATCTATCGCCAATTGAGTGATTGAACTCGCCTATTCAGAGTTTTCACTCCAGCTCGTCTCGTCTATGTACATTCGGACATATTCGTGTAGGTTCGGAGGGGGTCTTTCGAACACATCTAGAGCTTTGTGTTGCTTGTCCGTATCAAAGTTAGTGGCCTCCGTCCACACGTGAAAACCATGTGCGACATAGTGCTTCTCGCAACCAATTTCGGAGGTCTCATAGAAATGTTGGAACGCCCCGAGCGAGTCTCGAATTTCGACACCGATACCCAGTTCCTCCTCAGCGATCCGGTGTACGGCTCTCTCCAACCGTTCTCCCTTCCTCACACGACCACCCGGAACGAACCACTCGCCCTTTGCGGGTTCATTAGCTCGCTTCCCGAGTACAACTCCATCGGGACACTCCACTACTAGATCGACGGAGACGATTGGCATGTTTTCGACGATTGCTTCCCACACATCATCAGAGATCCACTCACTCATCAAACTCTCCTCGGTGTGTTTCGTACCACTCAATCGTTTCTCGCAGGCCGTCACGGAACTCCGTGGACGCTTCCCAGCCGAATCGATCCCTCGCGCGCGAGGTGTCTAACTTCCGTCGGGGCTGGCCGTCAGGTTTCGACGTGTCCCATTCGATCTCCCCTCCAAACTCGGTCTCGTTGGCAATCGTCTCGACAAGTTCGCGAATCGATATCTCCTCACCGCTTCCAAGATTCACGGGGTCCGATGAGTTATACCGCTCAGTCGCATCGAGAATACCGGCCGCCGCGTCCTTCACGTAGAGGAACTCCCGGGTCGGCTCGCCCGTCCCCCACGCCGTGATCGAGTCGTCACTACGCTCACTGGCTTCGACGCATTTCCTGATGATGGCGGGGATGACGTGAGAGGTTTCGAGGTCGAAGTCGTCACGTGGTCCATAGAGGTTCACCGGCAAAAGGTAGATGCTATTGAAGTCGTACTGCTCACGGTAGGCCCACGACTGAGTGTGGAGC is a window encoding:
- a CDS encoding glycosyltransferase family 2 protein — protein: MDNIEVCMPTWNSEDVISESLNSLRESELVSEITIQKLIIIDNYSSDNTVDIIEQCADEFGWDVLVIQSKSNLAQARQEAINNVTSKWFLFLDDDVLISKDFLTTIESSISPLVGGVQGIKESNTLGDPHNWVRWRAHRGGTHSTVIRHQAVKDIEIPNELDVLEDEYIRQHVEKNDWLWLFNHQVPFEHNDMGRHPATFHQGFLGGKYGLMTCYLTIRALLASIQRKEFTEACEFFNQLVGWTVGKISSKLSRRLND
- a CDS encoding sulfatase-like hydrolase/transferase; this encodes MAQLPDIDISNVFLYIGDAVRWDTLPESLAECGQLYKTIAAGIHTPTSFSSIVTGLHPPQHGVDQFGDKLDPALPSLFNLSDVEARFTNTINERFNEEPDDMSILDSTLATTTSHSDSLSDIETPFIFVERGPGGHAPYGEYLGNAWEYYRDRKGAPQSRFRQEYEIAVERDIEYFNSRVEQLKARGLLDDTLIIYTSDHGELLGEEGCLGHNSPVHPNLAYVPTVFFHPDLNNKRVTDGVLRHIDLFPTILELLDVNDLHLPGRDITTESIAECGACFYNKSVLPSSQIINGELSFESVWDYNGGYVFPQSGKINRSAILLGKLLRSAKREYMRQHLFDNVPFYLSGPREYGNTEMSIDSCRSYLDRIEKPAHTESDSRNLEQSTEERLRELGYLQ
- a CDS encoding glycosyltransferase family 4 protein; this translates as MVKLNGWPNTFDERAKALDASVDDLVVVRPKPIGDKNKHESIESVTTYNLYPQRGAFVKPSWVKPFVFSIHVLQAVLLLIYLQFKQERPSVIHAFDYALGGFAGAVVSQLFSVPLIVSVRGLKEPIYNEMIEEEGTYRARIKYQILTTMTRFVLVRANHIVTKSPYQVKFVRERFGIDPGFTTLPTGVDFDTFDPEAVTKENALRDLLSSEGHDIESNDRIILFLGKLVQEKGPDTVLELLDQSSSEVSEDIVFVFIGEFRSESFERQFRELQKEVPHKTILYPNRVPFEDVPDILFDADGVILLSKSGTEGAPRVLQEACAMETSIIASEVDGIKGAFAGLPGCHLIGRTDHIAFANAVNNAVEESVSRARFAEQFDMYENYSQYADIYRQLSD
- a CDS encoding NUDIX domain-containing protein, producing the protein MSEWISDDVWEAIVENMPIVSVDLVVECPDGVVLGKRANEPAKGEWFVPGGRVRKGERLERAVHRIAEEELGIGVEIRDSLGAFQHFYETSEIGCEKHYVAHGFHVWTEATNFDTDKQHKALDVFERPPPNLHEYVRMYIDETSWSENSE
- a CDS encoding GDP-L-fucose synthase family protein, translating into MSQDTTEFWDGKTVMVTGGSGFLGGHLVEELRTRSDGVDIFVPRSDEYDLREKADIQRAFEDSEADVVIHLAATVGGIGANRKNPGRYFYDNAVMGIELIEQARQYDVEKCTILGTICAYPEDTPVPFSEEDLYAGYPEKTNAPYGIAKKALHTQSWAYREQYDFNSIYLLPVNLYGPRDDFDLETSHVIPAIIRKCVEASERSDDSITAWGTGEPTREFLYVKDAAAGILDATERYNSSDPVNLGSGEEISIRELVETIANETEFGGEIEWDTSKPDGQPRRKLDTSRARDRFGWEASTEFRDGLRETIEWYETHRGEFDE